A region of the Candidatus Fusobacterium pullicola genome:
CTTTTAGGGGTAGTTGCAGCCTCTACACCTTCACTATTTAAAAAATGTTTTAAAGTTTTCCATGATAACTCCAAAGTAAATTCAAATCTTTGAATCACTCCATCTTTTAAAGTTGAAAAATCAACTTTTTTACTTTCCTCAATTGCTTCTTCCAATCTATTTATAGCTTTCTCTAAATCTTCTAATCTCTCTTCCCATCTTTTTCCCATAACTCCTCCAAAAACCTATCTATTCCCTCTTTCCAATGAGGTATCTTTTTATCTACTATCTTTTCTATCTTCCTACTATCTAATTTTGAATATTTAGCTCTTTTGGCTTTCAATGGA
Encoded here:
- a CDS encoding nucleotidyltransferase substrate binding protein encodes the protein MGKRWEERLEDLEKAINRLEEAIEESKKVDFSTLKDGVIQRFEFTLELSWKTLKHFLNSEGVEAATTPKSTVKEAFKLDVLKNIDIWLEMLDDRNLTSHIYNQAIAEEIYERIVSRYCSELRRNFEFLKASEI